GACAATGCGCACATCACCACGCGTGGGAGGTGAAAAACCATCAGCACCATTGAAAATAAATGTCCAAAAGTACTTTTTCACTGAGGACAAAGGACAGTTACATTACAGGATGACAGATTTCTGGCCCCGGCAACATTATCTTACAATGTAGGGCTCCAGCTCCTTTTCAACGAAGCTGAGAGTCTGTAATTTCAACTGGGTATTACTGCTGTTCCACAAGGTAACATCCTTTAGCAGTGATTTGAAGCAGCCCTACTGTGACATGCGAAACAATATTCACCTTCACACGGAAATCCCGTGTAGCAAATCCCTGTTTGCTTTCCAGGTGCTTGAAAAGGCGGATGTTTGAGCAAGCTCACTTTGAaactcctgcctgccttccagaGGCTCTGTCGAGGCTTCTTCTGCCTTTCCTAAGGAGAACAAGAGCGTAAGGTGCAGTTTCGGAGCAGGCTCCTACAgcgctgcagctccctgctcccctctggctCCGCTCAGGCAGACTGAGTCCTGGCAGGGAGGGCTCTGCTTGGACACCCCTACGAAACACTTGCAGTGAGACATGAGAACCCCGAAAACAGGAAGAGTTAAGTGCCACAAGTAGGCAACACAGTAGGGCATTGGGCCTTAgggatggaaaaagaaagggaaaaaaaaggagggggggagaaggagggggagaaaggtggaaggggaggaaagggaatggaacagtgggggaaaggaggggagaaaaaaaggaggaaaaggagaaaaaggagaaaaaggagaaaaaggagaaaaaggagaaataaaaagaaaaaacgaaaaagaaaaaataaaaagaaaaagagaaaaaaaagaaaaagaaaagagaagggggggggaagggggaaggagggagtaagaagaggggagagaagggaaccGGCGGGTGTCCCCGAGGGGCGGCACACGCCGCTCCACAGCCGGtgcagccgccgccgcgcggCCGGGACACGTGAAGCGGCggcagccgcccccccgccgcgggcacGCACCGCACACACCCGCCGCGCCCCCCggcgctggggccggggccggggccgggatcGGTGCCGGTGCCGCCCCTTGGCCGCCCGCCGCGGGAAGGGCCCCAtaaaggcggcggcggggcgggcgaggCGCGGAGCGGCCCCGGGAGCAGCAGGCGGCTGCGCTGCCCCATGCACTGCAGCAGGTAAGCGCCGGCACCCAGCCTTGTCCCCGTCCTCGTCCCCGCCCCGCGTCCTCCGGGCGTCCTGCTCCAGCCCCGCCGGAACGGCGGCCGGCCACCCACCTTCAGCCGCTGGGGGAACGGAGCCCCCACACTTCCACTGCTCTCCCTCGGTTTTATAGGTTAGGCTTGTGTAGTGGCTGCTAATGCTGCTGGACCCCCCTCCCTTTTTGCTGTCAGTTCATTTTTGCCTCTTCTAGCAGCCTGCCTTTTTCAGGTTGGgagggtttggattttttttttttttcttcccttccctctttttttgaTGCTGCAAAACTTAGGAGCAGTAGCCCTAGTAGATGGTCATGAAAGTTGCAGAGAGTATTTTTAAAGCCTTGGTTCTTTTCCtatttaagcaaagcaaaatttgATTGATTTGTTGCTGGTACTCTCCTCATCCTACTTATTATGGCAAATCCTGCCATGataaaaaaagcaaggagaagaaTTGAGAGGCCAGTAcagattctgcttttcttggcAGGGCTCTGGAATACCAGTGAGAACCCTGGGAAGGAGAAAGCCATTTATTTAAGTGACAAAGCAAATGCTCTGGCTCCCCATGACTCaccaaaaaaaactccaaaaaaccacaacattttcaGCAAGGACTGCACCCACCTTAGAAGGGTCGTGCTGCACTTGAAGCCCCTTTTTGCAGATTCAAGCTCACTAGCTTTGAATGGGCTGTGTTCTTGCATAGTAATTGTGATTCTCGTCATCTGAGAGGGGGGGTTACAAATTAAGTCTTTACAAATAAAGCTGTAGCATTCTTATTGAATACTTGCAGTAGGCTTTCGGCATGGGCTTTGGGGATTATAAGGAGATGTTTTTAAGGCAGTTCTTGaagcttctccctcccttcccccccacccccttatTCACTCATCAGTCAATGTTAACAGTGCAGAAGAGCTCTGTTACCTAGACTAGGGTTAACAGCTCATCCAAAATACTTCCAAAGGTGCTATAGCATTTTTATTCACCTGAATTAACCAAAACCAGAGTGCCAAACAAATGCATTTATGGTTGTTCAGAGCGAGGGTTCTGCATCAAGGTACATAGCCTCCCCTTGGATGCTCCGGTGGGATGGGCAACTTGCTTAATATAGTGCTGTCTCTGCTCGGAGATGAAGCAGCTAATCCAACTTGCTGGAATTTTAAGAACTGGCTCAGAGTCTctaaaaggaaagctgaagtggACGAGCGCTTCCACTGTAACTGGATCCATTTTACTGGTTACTAGAACGTTCTTTTCTATATTTTCAAGGAAACGTGTTTAATTAGCTATCACTAAAATCTATTTTTCAGAGgttctgaaaatgcaaatgagaCTACATCTGAATCGAAAGAGTTCAGAATTAGCAAGAAATGACTGAATGCTCTCACCCTGGTTCCTTAGCTTGAACTGTCAATTTTAATTTAGGCTGCATTATTTAAAGCTGTGCAAAGACGAGGCTATGAATAATTAAGACAGCGGATGAAGCAAATATGCATTCTTAAGAAGCTTCTTACCTGATGTAGCAAATAATAACACCCTGTGTTTCTGCTCCTTTCAGAATGATACAGGTCTTGGACCCGAGACCCTTGCCAAGCTCCATCATGCCCGTGGACGTGGCCATGAGAATTTGCTTAGCCCACTCTCCACCCCTGAAGAGTTTTCTCAGCCCCCTTGAGGACTGTCAAAGAAACAACTTTGTGAACAGATTCAAACCTCTTAGACCGTGTCTTCACGTGAAACGTGACTCCGAAGCTCAGAAGAGCGACTGGAACCGCTCGGCGGCCCGAGCTAAGAAGCGAGTTGTGTTTGCAGATTCGAAGGGGCTGTCCCTGACAGCGATACACACCTTCTCCGAGTTCCAGGAGCAACCTGGATGGGATCTTCAGTTTGACCTCTTGGGCCTTGAAAACATAACATCTGGCTTAAAGCTACATGAGGAGAAAAACTTGATTCTGGGTTTCCCTCGACCCTCAGCTGACTACCTGGACTTCAGGAATCGCCTGCAGAAGAACTTGGTCTGCCTGGAGAACTGCACCCTGCAAGAGAAGGTGCTCTCGGGCACTGTGAAAGTAAAAAACATGAGCTTCGAAAAAAAGGTTCAGGTTCGAATCACCTTTGACACGTGGAAGACCTACACGGACGTTGAGTGTGTGTACATGAACAATGTTTACAACGATTCTGAAAATGACACCTTCTCATTTTCCATTGACGTGCCTCCTGCCGTTTCCTCTGAAGAGAAGATAGAGTTTTGCATTTCTTACCAAAGCAGAGAACATACCTTCTGGGACAATAACGAGGGTCAAAATTACAAGATTGTCCACGCAGAGTGGAAGCCTGATGGCGTTCAGATACCATCTGCCGAGAAAGACTGTGGAGATCTTCAGACTCCAAGGAGAGGACAAGAGAGAGAGCCTGATCAACTAGGCAGTCCGAGGCTGTCCAGTGGTCTCTTTCCCCAGTGGCAGAGCTTGGGTCGGATTGAAAATTCATCACCGTATTGGTGATCCATACCAGTGAGGAAGCATTCTTCCATTTGGCAACAGAACAGTGTCAGCTTCCTGGTTCACATACTACATGATGAAACCACCCGACAGGTTTTTTTTGGCTGGCTGAACAAATCCAAATTCACTAGTCTGTGGGACTTGTTAAACCATATTATGCTACTGAAGTTCTTAGCCAAAACTTAtccttggaaagaaagaaaaccaagataAAACCCATGTGTACGCCACCTACTATAGAGATAGCATGCCCCTATCTTAAGTAAACGCTGCTTTCTTTCTGCTGTAGGCTCTCGCTGAGTCAGTAGGTGTGAGACTCTCGCGAGGAGGTATGGAAGGCAATGGTATCTTAGCAAGCAGTAGTAACTGcatgtgtgagagtgtgtgtgccTGCACAGGGACATTACGTGAACAGAACATCACAGTGAATTTTGCACCTATTAGGAGTGCTATAGAGATGAGGTGCTGTGGTCGGGACGGAGGTGTGCTATGACCCTCTATGTGCTTGTAGCAGAGGCAGGTAGGAATGTGGGTCTGTACAGGCTTGTGGCGTCTGGGGTTTGTGGTGTCAGTACAGGTTAAGAAACTTGGAGAGGATAATGGAAAagtgggagaaagggaagaggtaGGATGCGCTGTATAACTTGGAGATGTACAGTGTTCTAATTTCTTCTTTCCAAAGCTGGTCTTCTAAATCCCAGATTTTAGAAATCTCAATTCTGTGGGTTAAAAAGGAGAATGCAGAAAAGGATCCAGAGGATCGTGGAAGTGACTGCTGCTTTGGGAAGACACGTCTGCCCTCGTTGGCTTTGGGAATAATAAGTGTCTTGCATCTGAGAACAAATCTAACCTTGACTTCATCATCCTACTCACTTAGAAGGCAGATGGTTACCttttaatgttaaaagaaaaacgtgcctttaaaaaaaaaccaaaccaccctaCATGCCAAAAAATAGGGTTAGGTGACAAAACAGACCAAGTGATTTGCAAACTTCCTAGTCTGTAGCAGCATGAGATGATTTGACTCATCACCTGAGCTGATCTTACAGCATCTGATGGTGAAGTGTCCTGCTCCCTATTGCAGAGTTAGCAATGACTTTTCACAAGTGTGTAACATAGGTAAGGTCCTTCATATTGAAGACAGTGAGTTAGCTGCACGTTGTGAaagcttatttctttaaaagagcaGGGTTGCTACTAGTTTTTTCTAGACTGAATATAGGCTTGCACATAAATAGAAAAAACTGCTCTGTTTTATTGTACCtcattttttgaagatttttttttttacttcagtaaaGTAATGTGTATTTTTTATCTGTATGCTTATAATTTAGCTTTCTGAGCTGTCAAACTGTGTTTCATGCAAGAATTCAGAGAAATTGTCTAATGTGTACTCAGCAGGTGTGAATACCGGCACATCTTTTAGCTTTACAGAAATGGTGTTAACATCAAaatgtaaaaatcacatttttgccCATTGCTGAGAAGTATAACATCCTGAGTCTGAAGGTACTTGCAGTGCAGTGAGACAATAAATTCTAAGGGGAAATAAGCCTCCTCCACTAATTGCACTTTTTCCCTATGTAACCCTTGCTCTTATGTGTAAACTAGCCATTTTAAGAATAAATTGTATTTTGATACACCTGGTTCTTACTGTGTCAGCTCAATCGCTCTATTTTCTCAACTTCTTCAAACTACTTCAGTTGTGATAGAAGGCACAACCAGGTTGTTCTGTGCCATGGGACGTTTCTGAAGCTGGCTGTGGTACGGTATCTCAGGTCAACAGCTGGCATGACCCTGAAGATGAAATCCAAGGTCTTCACTAAATGAGTGATCCTCAGAAGTATTCACCTTATGAgttgtattattaaaaaaaaaaaaaaaaaaaaaaaaagccctgtatcTCAGCAAATTTAACTGGACTATTTTGGTTTGACAGACCTTGCCAGGAATCCTGCTGGACCGTGGGCGAGCCTGTCTGGCAGGGCTCTGTCTTAATCTGATGGCTGGACTTAACCTGCCGAGCTGTAGCATATGTGATACTTGCATGGATGCATCTAGACAGAAGCACTTAATGCCTTTTGGCTCGTTTTCACCTGGTACTTAGCTCAttgtgctgcctcctgcagcgGTACTGCTGTTTGGGCACTGGGAGGTTGGGTTTTCTCCTCTTAGACCCAGGAACGCAGCTGAACTGCCATCAGTACTAAACAActccctaaaaaaaataaaaatcaagtgtcTGTCTCTGAGCCAGCCATTCACCTTTGGCACTGCAGCGTGGACCTACCCTTGCACGCGCTTAGAGTGGAAAACACGGTGCGTTGTTTCCCAAGGGCCCTGGTGCCCCGGGGACAGAAGGTTTTGGTAAACTCCTGCTCCTCCTAGGTGGCAGTTCAGACCAGCACAGAGTAAGAACAGGCTAGCCAGCACCAGGCGGACCCCAGATACTTCATATGAGATTTCATAATACGTTAACTCAGTGACAGGATGCAGTGTAGTTCAATCCGTTCCACACGAAGTCAAGGGTTTCCCAGGAAGAGGTCGAGTTTAATTACAAAAAAGCAACTCCCAAAAGGCAAAAGACACGGCACTAACAGCACGTTTCTGATCTAGGGAAAGAATTTAGAGCTTCCGCATCGCAAAGCCTGCACTGGACACAGATCCCTCCTTTCCCCAACGTCATCCACCAGTCTCAAAATCTACCAAGTACCACACTGTGTCTTACTGGGCAGGGGCTCTCATGAAACGCGCTGCACCACCAGCTCCCCGCTCTAGAAAAAAGTGAACTGAAGAGAGATTTGTAACTTAAGTGGCTTGAAGGTTCCTCTGCCTCTCTGTGGGACTTTGCTTCAGCAAACCAGATGCAAGGCTACTGCGTAGAGCAGAAGCCTTCCAGCgtgaggaaaagcagcatttcttatgCTCCAGTCAAGTTTTGTGACCAGCCATCACAACTGAAAATGCTTACTTGTCCTTCTCTTGGCTGAGACATAAATCACTTGAAAATACCAGAAGACAGGTTCCTTTGACCAAGCTTTGGCTTTAAGCCAGCTTCTTTGCAAAGATGCCTTGCAGGACTTTATTGGCCCAGCAGAGAGGCAGCGCAGTGCCGCAGCATCGCTCAGCAGCTCCAAAGCCCTCCCTCAGTccagagagaaaaaggatttctCCCGTCTCCGATCCCTTACAAAGCAGTGCAGTTTCACTCCTTCCTCTTTTAAAATACTAAAGCTTGCATCCATCAAAAAGGTAACAGGCTCCTAGAGGACAGCATTAGCAACACTAAGGTATATTAACTGAAAAAAGATATTAGCATTCCAGTATTTTTCTTATAGTATTTatcagaaactgagaaaaaacatACCACCCTTGGAAAACTGTTTTAGCTACAGGGATTCAAGTATGCGTCTTAGTTGCTGCTCTTTCAGACACATCCTATTCAAAATCTGAAGTTATAAAGCAGATGCAGTCCTTGAAACAGAGCTCGCAAACCTAGGGCATGGTCTCATGCCCTTAGGAAGACACTTTTCCAGCTGCATTGCAGATCTGTATTTCCACCACTAAGGTGACAGAGTGGGCAACTGGATTCACTCCTAGAGCTCTGTAGGTCTATGGTATCTAACTTTCAGTTATAGCCTGTGGGTGGCACAGCACTTTATTCTTCAAACATAAGTGTTTCAAGTTGGGTTCCTCCTAACCGTACTCACTTTTGTGAGGCTAGGTCTAGTCTCACCGtggaaaattaaattgaaatttgCTAGTGCTTAATATTAACAAAGATCTGTCACCCTGGAAGATCAGCATCTGAACATTTCCCGAGAAGATAATTAGAATTTTCACAGGCAATCAGTGAATGTCTTTTTCTGTAATTACACATATGTCTAGGCAAATTGCCCCAATTTGTATGGTAGATCTAGTAAATTAGTGGTAACATGGCAAATATTAtggtatttatatatacataaagcaACAATTCCCACCCCTCTCAGTCACTTCCGAGCTTTAAAATGAAGTGTAATCAAgaacaaaatgtttctgtgaGGGTGAAACAGAAGAAGGTAAGGCTGCGCTAAATCCTCTCTTGAGAGGCCTCTCCTCCTGTTTCAAGAGACACCTGTACTGCAGCCATTCCTGACTGGCATTGGCTTAACCTGTTCTTACAGCCCTCCTTACAGCTTTCCAattattatttcctcttcttACCTCGAAAGAGGCTCCTGAGGCCTTAGCCTAATTAAAATTAGGCTCCTAATTACTTGCTTTATTCTGCATAGACGAGAAGAGGAAACTACTGCTTTCTTTTTGCAATAGCTCGTAAGTGCTTGAGAGCAAAGAACAGCTTTTCCACCTCTCCCAAATCCCTTCTCTAGGCCATGTAATACTTCATTGCATGAAAAATGGGTGATCTGGCTTTTCATCCCCGTTTGGAAAGGGACCTTTGGATTATCCTTAAGGCAGAAATACCACTCTCAGCTAGCTCTGGTAAAAGTCCTGCAGTGTGGTCCTCAACTGCACCAGTGAAAACACAGCACAGCTCAGTACCCATCTTTCCTCGCTCAACTGGCTTCACGTGTCTCATACAATAAGGCCTGGGGAACGTACATATCGTTTGTGTAGTGCTCGATAGACTGTCTGTGAAGCTTATGACAGCCAGGCAGATCGAATCACTGGTGCGCTCCACTGAATGATTTATTCTAAGGATGGCATTTCCACCATTAAAACATTCATcttttccctgctcctcctccccctgtTGCAAACTGCTTCTAACACTCCAGCCTTTGTCTGTCTCCTTTCTGGACTAGTCATTAAGTTggtcagctttcattttttccatgtgaaGAACAGTGTTTTCTGCTTCAGCGACAAAATTCATGCGAGCTTGGTAAGATTCACACAGAAAAGGCAGATCGACTTTTGTTTTTGCAGTGTTCGCTGCAGGTGGCCCAGCATTGATCTCGGTAAGCGCATCTTTCAAACAGCGAGGTAGAAAATACCAGGGTTAATTCTGGCGAGGCAAAGCACGACCGCAGCGCTGTGGCTCCGCTCAGTTGCTGATAATTTTGTAAGATGCTCTAGGCATCGCAGTGCACTGAACGTGCAGCAGTCGTGTTACATGCGTTACGTCCTCAGCTTCCTTTGCGcgcaaggggaaaaaataaggctGCTCAACAGCTAAAGACTGGGCTTTCTGACAGTAAGATTATGGTTACAGTAAGTTAACAACCGTAACCGATTCAGGGGGAAGGAGTAAGTATTGAACAAGGAAGCAAACATAGTATACCAGAAACTGGAAGTCTGCAAGAGAAGAAATTGGTCTACAGTTTACTATACTGTAAAAGAAACAAGTGggcaagaataaaacaaaaattctttgctTCAAAGGTGTTATTGGGGTAATACCTCTGctatttcttcatatttcagGTCATCATAATATTTTATATGCTTTTGGATTTGCAGCATCTTACACCTTGCTTTTAGGAGCAACATGAAAGTGGCTGCTGCTATGCACTTGACAAGGTGGCAACGGGACCAACATGGCAATTCCCCTCTTTTGCAGAAAtagtaaaacaaaccaaaaagcttcGCACAGCTCAACTCCTGCCCTAAGTAGTCCCCTCTTCCCCCAATCACACACACAACCGTAGTTAACCATGAAGTCAAATCCATCAAAAGCAAgtatctgatttcttttttttttttttgaaagaatgccTCTTACTGATATTCCTTTGAGAAAACATCGTTTTAACAGACCAATTCATAGTATGCAGCAAGTATCATTAACTGAAATCAGGGAAAGCTCAGGGTGAGGTggttttctgtgtgtgctttt
The sequence above is drawn from the Chroicocephalus ridibundus chromosome 6, bChrRid1.1, whole genome shotgun sequence genome and encodes:
- the PPP1R3C gene encoding protein phosphatase 1 regulatory subunit 3C translates to MHCSRMIQVLDPRPLPSSIMPVDVAMRICLAHSPPLKSFLSPLEDCQRNNFVNRFKPLRPCLHVKRDSEAQKSDWNRSAARAKKRVVFADSKGLSLTAIHTFSEFQEQPGWDLQFDLLGLENITSGLKLHEEKNLILGFPRPSADYLDFRNRLQKNLVCLENCTLQEKVLSGTVKVKNMSFEKKVQVRITFDTWKTYTDVECVYMNNVYNDSENDTFSFSIDVPPAVSSEEKIEFCISYQSREHTFWDNNEGQNYKIVHAEWKPDGVQIPSAEKDCGDLQTPRRGQEREPDQLGSPRLSSGLFPQWQSLGRIENSSPYW